A single genomic interval of Noviherbaspirillum cavernae harbors:
- a CDS encoding glycosyltransferase family 32 protein, protein MNLFSILIADNPEGDLSTETLSPVISRNIASFKACHPDLPHRFFDKHAIRHFLAASMGKDVLWAFDQLLPYAYKADLARLCLLYEFGGIYADLSVYFHGPWNVLPGKISIFRDRAYVAPWIVSNTIIAAPPRFPAIEAAIRMILANCHARNRGTSPLCPTGPVLFGKAIAMHCAPEQIHLGEVTNVAARETTESLVFVDTTDGRMIGYRSKTKAGLSELGLRYGVNNYNDFYYAGVIYAHDFPVTVPADYLQKHGHTKCALINGELAYQGENPTDATDKLLVLGNLLPFTAGAYTIFVDLSAIAAGSVLTLFAAQAEDRKELSRATLRIEHSGPATLSMHFDLPASRNDISIGVAVNRCASLSIKQLRIDRTSAMHDDGGGQTQPTQAMVCTNG, encoded by the coding sequence ATGAATCTTTTCAGCATTCTCATTGCGGATAATCCCGAGGGAGACTTGTCAACGGAAACGCTCTCGCCGGTCATTTCCCGGAATATCGCATCCTTCAAGGCTTGCCACCCGGATTTGCCTCATCGGTTTTTCGACAAGCACGCGATCCGGCATTTTCTGGCGGCCAGCATGGGCAAGGACGTCCTGTGGGCATTCGATCAGTTGCTGCCCTATGCCTACAAGGCCGACTTGGCGCGGCTATGCCTGTTGTACGAATTTGGCGGCATTTACGCCGACCTTTCCGTTTACTTTCATGGTCCCTGGAACGTCCTTCCGGGGAAGATTTCCATCTTCCGCGACCGCGCCTATGTCGCGCCCTGGATTGTCAGCAATACCATCATCGCTGCACCGCCGCGCTTCCCGGCAATCGAAGCCGCGATCCGCATGATCCTGGCGAATTGCCATGCACGCAATCGCGGCACATCGCCGCTTTGCCCGACAGGACCAGTCTTGTTCGGCAAGGCCATCGCCATGCACTGCGCTCCTGAACAGATCCATCTGGGCGAAGTGACCAACGTCGCCGCTCGGGAAACGACAGAATCGCTGGTGTTTGTCGACACTACCGATGGCCGAATGATTGGTTATCGATCCAAAACCAAGGCAGGCCTGAGCGAGTTGGGATTGCGCTACGGCGTCAACAACTACAACGATTTCTATTACGCTGGAGTCATATATGCGCATGATTTTCCGGTGACGGTCCCTGCCGACTATCTCCAAAAGCACGGACATACGAAGTGCGCATTGATCAATGGCGAATTGGCATATCAGGGCGAAAATCCGACGGACGCCACAGACAAACTTTTGGTGCTCGGCAATCTGCTCCCCTTCACCGCCGGGGCCTATACGATTTTTGTGGATTTATCGGCAATCGCGGCCGGTTCGGTATTGACATTGTTTGCAGCCCAGGCCGAGGACAGAAAGGAATTGTCGCGCGCAACCCTGAGGATCGAGCATAGCGGCCCCGCGACCTTGTCCATGCATTTCGATTTGCCTGCGAGCCGCAACGACATCTCTATCGGCGTCGCGGTTAACCGTTGCGCATCCCTGTCCATCAAACAGCTGCGCATCGACCGCACATCGGCAATGCATGATGACGGCGGCGGGCAAACGCAGCCGACTCAGGCGATGGTCTGTACCAATGGATGA
- a CDS encoding tetratricopeptide repeat protein — translation MAIRKAGSLDAAIAFYSRGEFREALALLDVLPGSDLASAEMLNIAAACARGMGSLQDAERYWESALRADPSHAHSHNNLGILFHQTKRLVEAEAAYRHALSLRPDYAEAHYNLGLLYQEAGKLQDADACYRNALRVRPHYAQAHNNLGILFQEQALWEQAEACFRQAVAVEPAYAEAHNNLGFVLAKLTRLSEAETSCRQAVALRPDLAAANNNLGLVLQEMQRFAEAQAAHLQALSLAPDNAEILFGLGQLFHRTRHLDEAENCYRRALAIKPDYAEALNNFGMILRETKRFVDAEAACRSVLSLRPKYAEAFYNLGLVYQEAGNVLEALDAYQRAIDLRPDYVEALLNQGNLLQKANHLPEAQACYRRALTCRPENADLHNNLGVLLAKQKHFADAESAYRRALSLRPEYAEALHNLALLYLQLKRFEDAEASLRTLLRFKPDDTDACNSLGNLLQRANRAHEAEEAYRRALALRPEHAATLNNLATLLQQVQRFPEAEASYRRAISIAPDYPEPKWNLGFLLLYLGRLDEGWPLMETRYDKALAKPIAAKPDLPFPQWSGEDLAGKSILVWPEQGFGDEIQFVRYLPLLKAAGAARVTLVCKAALVPLLRSAAGADQVLADSEATGQLQAHDYWTFILSLPLHCRTTVETIPAKLPYLAPDQARVGHWRERVADESVKVGLVWKGFGGHVNDANRSLPNLGCLAPLWSVAGVSFISLQRGMEKESALVRNPELPLLDLGADIEDFADTAAIVSQLDLVICVDTAAAHVAGALGKPCWVLLPFTHPDWRWMDGRADSPWYPGVVKLYRQTRPDDWSGMIQVLASDLAAWVRAR, via the coding sequence ATGGCCATCAGAAAAGCCGGCTCTCTCGACGCCGCGATTGCATTTTATTCAAGGGGAGAATTCAGGGAGGCTTTAGCCTTACTCGATGTATTGCCCGGTTCCGATTTGGCATCTGCCGAGATGCTGAATATCGCGGCTGCGTGTGCTCGCGGGATGGGAAGCTTGCAGGACGCAGAGCGATACTGGGAAAGCGCTCTGCGGGCCGATCCAAGTCATGCCCACTCGCATAACAATCTTGGCATTCTGTTCCATCAAACAAAGCGGCTTGTCGAAGCCGAAGCAGCTTACCGGCATGCCCTGTCCCTGCGCCCGGATTACGCGGAAGCGCATTACAATCTCGGCCTTCTTTACCAGGAGGCAGGAAAGCTTCAGGATGCCGACGCCTGCTACCGCAACGCCTTGCGCGTTCGGCCTCATTATGCGCAGGCGCACAATAATCTAGGCATCCTCTTCCAGGAGCAGGCGCTTTGGGAGCAGGCTGAAGCCTGCTTTCGACAAGCGGTGGCCGTCGAGCCGGCATACGCGGAGGCACACAACAACCTTGGCTTTGTCCTTGCGAAGTTAACGCGCCTGAGTGAGGCGGAAACGTCCTGTCGGCAGGCTGTGGCCCTTCGTCCGGATCTCGCTGCGGCAAATAATAATCTGGGACTCGTGCTGCAAGAGATGCAGCGTTTCGCCGAGGCGCAAGCAGCTCATCTGCAGGCCTTGTCCCTTGCACCGGATAACGCGGAAATCCTGTTCGGCCTGGGGCAGCTCTTCCACCGGACAAGGCACCTGGACGAGGCAGAGAACTGTTATCGACGCGCCTTGGCAATCAAGCCGGACTACGCCGAAGCACTCAACAATTTCGGCATGATTCTGCGGGAGACGAAGCGTTTCGTCGACGCCGAGGCCGCCTGCCGGAGCGTCCTATCCCTTCGCCCGAAGTATGCGGAGGCCTTCTACAATCTGGGGTTGGTGTATCAGGAGGCTGGGAATGTATTGGAGGCGCTCGATGCGTACCAACGCGCCATTGACCTGCGCCCGGATTATGTTGAGGCTCTTCTTAATCAGGGCAACCTGCTGCAGAAGGCAAATCACTTGCCCGAGGCACAAGCCTGCTATCGCCGTGCGCTCACCTGCCGGCCCGAGAACGCCGACTTGCACAACAACTTGGGCGTGCTGTTGGCGAAACAGAAGCATTTCGCGGATGCGGAATCGGCTTATCGCCGCGCCCTCTCCCTTCGCCCGGAGTATGCGGAGGCGCTTCATAATCTCGCGCTGCTGTATCTGCAGCTCAAGCGGTTCGAGGACGCGGAAGCGTCGCTGCGGACTTTGCTTCGCTTCAAACCGGACGACACGGATGCCTGCAACAGCCTGGGGAATTTACTCCAGCGTGCCAATCGCGCGCACGAGGCAGAGGAGGCCTATCGCCGCGCCCTGGCATTGCGCCCTGAGCATGCCGCCACACTCAACAACCTGGCAACGCTCCTGCAGCAGGTGCAGCGCTTCCCGGAAGCCGAAGCGAGCTATCGGCGTGCAATCTCCATCGCTCCGGATTATCCGGAGCCGAAATGGAACCTTGGCTTTTTATTGCTGTATCTTGGCCGCCTGGACGAAGGATGGCCTCTCATGGAAACGCGCTATGACAAGGCGCTGGCCAAGCCGATTGCCGCCAAGCCCGATCTGCCGTTTCCGCAATGGTCCGGCGAAGACCTCGCCGGAAAGTCGATTCTTGTTTGGCCGGAACAGGGCTTCGGCGACGAAATCCAGTTCGTCCGTTACCTTCCACTCTTGAAGGCTGCCGGCGCGGCGCGCGTTACCCTGGTGTGCAAGGCAGCGCTGGTGCCGCTTCTTCGATCTGCGGCGGGCGCGGACCAGGTGCTTGCAGATAGCGAGGCAACAGGGCAACTGCAAGCCCATGACTACTGGACTTTTATCCTCAGCCTGCCGCTGCATTGCCGCACCACCGTGGAAACGATTCCGGCGAAACTCCCTTATCTTGCGCCGGACCAGGCCAGGGTCGGGCACTGGCGTGAAAGAGTGGCTGACGAGAGTGTAAAGGTCGGCCTGGTCTGGAAGGGATTCGGCGGACACGTCAACGATGCGAACCGGTCCTTACCGAACCTCGGCTGCCTGGCGCCGCTATGGTCTGTTGCAGGAGTCTCCTTCATCAGTCTGCAAAGGGGCATGGAAAAGGAATCTGCCCTTGTCCGGAATCCGGAACTGCCCCTTCTCGATCTCGGTGCGGATATCGAGGATTTCGCGGATACGGCGGCCATCGTCTCGCAGCTCGATCTGGTCATTTGCGTGGATACCGCCGCGGCCCACGTGGCCGGTGCCCTTGGCAAACCTTGTTGGGTGCTGTTGCCATTCACGCATCCGGATTGGCGCTGGATGGATGGCAGAGCGGATTCGCCATGGTATCCCGGGGTCGTGAAACTGTATCGTCAAACGAGACCGGATGACTGGTCAGGCATGATTCAAGTGCTTGCATCCGATCTCGCTGCATGGGTCAGGGCCCGATAA
- a CDS encoding GspE/PulE family protein, whose product MNATAPKHLDLQQLFTWLLADGVVEKASVKALYNQAQALHKNAAIALHPLGVIAQCKIQSTLPPNKLLTLDWLTEWLAARVKLPFYRIDPLKIDFTRVADVMSATYAARFNILPLEMNATEVTIATAEPFIIEWEAEISKITRRNVKLVIANPLDIAQYTAQFFALAKSIKGAHKQNGQDLALRNNFEQLVELGKSNKQVDANDQHIINIVDWLWQYAFDQRASDIHLEPKRDFGAIRFRIDGVLHQVYQVPAIVMIAMTARIKLLGRMDVIEKRRPQDGRIKTRTADGQEIELRLSTLPTAFGEKLVMRIFDPEVVVKTLPELGFPPDDAERWDALTKRPHGIILVTGPTGSGKTTTLYTTLKALATSEVNVCTVEDPIEMVEGSFNQMQVQHGIDLSFADGVRALMRQDPDIIMVGEIRDLETAEMAIQAALTGHLVLSTLHTNDAPSAVMRLLELGVPYYLLEATLIGIMAQRLVRTLCPNCKTPGEELPDDIWQSLTDGWPMPKPDKTYRPVGCPECRQTGYRGRTGLYELLTVTQPFSKLIKEETDIHALRQQSIKDGMKTLAVAGAMKVAEGATTAEEVLKVTSTLT is encoded by the coding sequence ATGAATGCAACCGCGCCGAAACACCTCGACTTGCAGCAACTCTTCACCTGGCTACTGGCCGACGGCGTGGTTGAAAAGGCGAGCGTCAAGGCCCTGTACAACCAGGCGCAAGCGCTGCACAAGAATGCGGCAATTGCGCTGCATCCGCTGGGCGTGATTGCGCAATGCAAGATTCAGTCGACGCTGCCGCCCAACAAGCTGCTGACGCTGGACTGGCTCACTGAATGGCTGGCAGCCAGGGTCAAGTTGCCGTTCTACCGCATCGACCCGCTCAAGATCGACTTCACCCGCGTCGCGGACGTGATGTCGGCCACTTACGCGGCGCGTTTCAACATCTTGCCGCTGGAAATGAACGCGACCGAAGTCACCATCGCCACCGCCGAACCGTTCATCATCGAATGGGAAGCGGAGATTTCGAAGATCACACGCCGCAACGTCAAGCTGGTGATCGCCAATCCGCTCGACATCGCGCAATACACCGCCCAGTTCTTCGCGCTCGCCAAATCGATCAAGGGCGCGCACAAGCAGAACGGCCAGGACCTCGCGCTGCGCAACAATTTCGAGCAACTGGTCGAGCTCGGCAAAAGCAACAAACAGGTCGATGCCAACGACCAGCACATCATCAACATCGTCGACTGGCTGTGGCAATACGCCTTCGACCAGCGCGCCTCCGACATCCATCTCGAACCCAAGCGCGATTTCGGCGCGATCCGCTTCCGCATCGACGGCGTGCTGCATCAGGTGTACCAGGTGCCGGCCATCGTCATGATTGCCATGACGGCGCGCATCAAGCTGCTGGGCCGCATGGATGTCATCGAGAAACGCCGTCCGCAGGATGGCCGCATCAAGACCCGCACCGCCGACGGTCAGGAGATCGAGTTGCGCCTGTCCACCCTGCCGACCGCCTTCGGTGAAAAACTCGTGATGCGGATTTTCGATCCAGAAGTCGTCGTCAAGACCCTGCCGGAACTCGGCTTTCCACCGGACGATGCCGAACGCTGGGATGCGCTCACCAAGCGCCCGCACGGCATCATCCTCGTCACCGGCCCGACCGGCTCCGGCAAGACCACCACGCTCTACACCACGCTGAAGGCCTTGGCCACCTCGGAAGTGAACGTCTGCACGGTCGAAGATCCGATCGAAATGGTGGAAGGCTCGTTCAACCAGATGCAGGTGCAGCACGGCATCGACCTCTCGTTCGCCGACGGCGTGCGCGCCCTGATGCGGCAAGACCCCGACATCATCATGGTCGGCGAAATCCGCGACCTGGAAACCGCCGAAATGGCGATCCAGGCCGCACTGACCGGCCACCTTGTGCTGTCGACCCTGCACACCAACGACGCGCCATCGGCAGTGATGCGCCTGCTCGAACTCGGCGTCCCGTATTACCTGCTGGAAGCCACGCTCATCGGCATCATGGCGCAGCGCCTGGTGCGCACCCTGTGCCCGAACTGCAAGACACCGGGGGAGGAATTGCCGGACGATATCTGGCAAAGCCTGACCGACGGCTGGCCCATGCCCAAGCCTGACAAGACCTACCGCCCCGTCGGCTGCCCCGAATGCCGCCAGACCGGCTACCGCGGCCGCACCGGCCTGTACGAGCTGTTGACCGTCACGCAACCCTTCTCCAAGCTGATCAAGGAAGAAACCGACATCCACGCGCTGCGGCAGCAAAGCATCAAAGACGGCATGAAGACCCTCGCCGTGGCCGGCGCAATGAAGGTTGCGGAAGGCGCAACCACTGCCGAAGAAGTATTGAAGGTCACTTCCACGCTGACGTAA
- a CDS encoding spermidine synthase → MLIKRKSIEAQANRKSGPGKSEAPPKPPRKPKFAPVTLSEQDGVRFLHFGNEWVQGAMRIRKPDWIELEYAQQMMAWMLFNDDPRHVVQLGLGTGALTKFCYRQFPQTRVTTIELNPSVIAICRSMFKLPADDERLSVIEMDAMDFVTDAANHDTLDALQVDLYDATVKGPVLDTPEFYQACAACLTSVGIMTVNLFGDHPSYAKNLKAMRYAFPEVICLPEVHEGNVAAVAFKTPPSLDFPALYETAAQITEATKLPAKSWVNGLKAGQSTR, encoded by the coding sequence ATGCTCATCAAACGCAAATCCATCGAAGCGCAAGCCAACCGCAAATCCGGCCCCGGAAAATCCGAAGCGCCGCCCAAGCCGCCTCGCAAACCGAAGTTCGCGCCCGTCACGCTCTCCGAACAGGACGGCGTGCGCTTCCTCCATTTCGGCAACGAGTGGGTGCAAGGCGCGATGCGCATCCGCAAACCGGACTGGATCGAGCTGGAATACGCGCAACAGATGATGGCGTGGATGCTGTTCAACGACGATCCGCGGCATGTCGTCCAGCTCGGACTCGGCACCGGCGCACTGACCAAATTCTGTTATCGCCAGTTTCCGCAAACGCGCGTCACCACCATCGAACTCAACCCTTCCGTGATCGCGATCTGCCGCTCCATGTTCAAGCTGCCGGCCGATGACGAACGCCTGTCGGTCATCGAAATGGATGCGATGGATTTCGTCACCGATGCAGCCAACCACGACACGCTCGATGCCTTGCAGGTGGACCTGTACGACGCCACCGTAAAAGGTCCGGTACTGGACACGCCCGAGTTCTATCAAGCCTGCGCGGCCTGCTTGACATCCGTCGGCATCATGACCGTCAATCTGTTCGGCGATCATCCGAGTTACGCGAAGAACCTGAAGGCAATGCGCTATGCATTTCCCGAAGTCATCTGCCTGCCGGAAGTCCACGAAGGCAATGTCGCCGCCGTCGCTTTCAAGACGCCACCCAGTCTTGACTTCCCGGCGCTGTACGAAACGGCCGCGCAGATCACCGAAGCGACGAAGCTCCCCGCCAAGTCCTGGGTCAACGGTCTGAAAGCCGGACAATCGACGCGCTGA
- a CDS encoding DNA-deoxyinosine glycosylase, producing the protein MHRKRSFAPIVNEHIRLLILGSLPGELSLAHNQYYANPQNRFWALMSDVIGTDLPALAYPLRLEALLANGIGLWDVVAEAYRDGSLDSRIRGHARNDLVSLVATLPNLSAIAFNGGTAARIGLKALTECADRYQIIKLPSSSPAYTLPFAEKLTAWRHLRPLAMSGLER; encoded by the coding sequence ATGCACCGCAAACGCAGCTTCGCGCCCATTGTCAATGAACATATCCGCCTGTTGATCCTGGGCAGCCTGCCCGGCGAACTGTCGCTCGCCCACAATCAGTATTACGCCAATCCGCAGAATCGTTTCTGGGCCTTGATGTCCGATGTCATCGGCACGGATTTACCCGCACTCGCCTACCCGCTGCGACTGGAAGCACTCCTGGCCAACGGCATCGGCTTGTGGGATGTGGTGGCCGAGGCGTATCGGGACGGCAGTCTCGACAGCAGAATCCGTGGTCATGCGCGCAATGATCTCGTCAGTCTGGTGGCCACCCTGCCCAACTTGTCGGCAATCGCCTTCAATGGCGGAACCGCGGCCCGCATCGGCTTGAAGGCACTCACGGAGTGTGCCGATCGCTATCAAATCATCAAACTGCCGTCGAGCAGTCCGGCATATACCCTGCCCTTTGCGGAGAAATTGACGGCGTGGCGACACCTGCGCCCCCTCGCCATGTCCGGACTTGAGCGATAA
- a CDS encoding SDR family oxidoreductase, protein MRDKVILITGGGRGIGAATAVLAAEQGYTVCVSYRQNRDAAHAVVGDIEQRGGEAMAVAADVASEADVVRLFETLDRRFGPLTALVNNAGILERQMRVEDMDAARLARIFATNGTGSFVCAREAIRRMSTRHGGKGGAIVNVSSVAARLGAPDEYVDYAASKAAIDALTIGLSKEVAAEGIRVNAVRPGVIHTDIHASGGEPGRVDRVKDAVPMKRGGQAAEVANAILWLLSEQASYTTGAFIDVAGGR, encoded by the coding sequence ATGCGTGACAAGGTGATCCTCATTACGGGTGGCGGCCGCGGTATTGGCGCCGCGACTGCCGTGCTGGCGGCGGAACAAGGCTACACGGTGTGCGTCAGCTATCGGCAGAATCGCGATGCCGCGCACGCGGTCGTTGGCGATATCGAACAGCGCGGCGGCGAGGCAATGGCGGTTGCGGCAGACGTGGCCTCGGAGGCCGACGTGGTGCGCCTGTTCGAAACGCTCGATCGGCGCTTCGGGCCGCTCACGGCGCTGGTCAACAACGCCGGCATTCTGGAGCGCCAGATGCGGGTCGAGGACATGGATGCGGCGCGCCTGGCAAGGATTTTTGCGACGAACGGCACCGGCAGTTTCGTCTGCGCACGCGAAGCGATCCGGCGCATGTCGACAAGGCATGGCGGCAAGGGCGGCGCGATCGTCAATGTGTCTTCTGTTGCGGCGCGGCTCGGCGCACCCGACGAATATGTCGATTACGCGGCATCCAAGGCGGCCATCGATGCGCTGACCATCGGCTTGTCGAAGGAGGTCGCGGCGGAAGGCATCCGCGTCAATGCGGTTCGGCCCGGCGTCATCCATACCGACATCCATGCCAGCGGCGGCGAGCCGGGGCGGGTGGATCGGGTCAAGGATGCAGTGCCGATGAAACGCGGCGGACAGGCGGCGGAAGTGGCCAACGCCATCCTGTGGCTGCTGTCGGAGCAGGCCTCCTACACGACGGGCGCGTTCATCGATGTGGCCGGCGGCCGATAG
- a CDS encoding AraC family transcriptional regulator, with protein MSLRRSSLFLWHGRALVVGPGIDSTPHAHFAAQLTLALERPFRARLDVQQAWIETDAAIFAPNSAHQLDCGGGMLAHLFIELPLSIGSVLNAQYHCLQEFMPVREALAAAQQGRLDMDAAQLAAQQWIASALPDAAMPCGYDPRITRSLDWIAAHPGAPVSGELLASIVHLSESRFTHLFRQQTGLSLSRYLLWARLLDGVAAVARGESMTAAAHSAGFSDLAHMSRTFRGTFGVVPSELHKMTIAFKQTQ; from the coding sequence ATGAGTCTGCGGCGCTCCAGCCTGTTCCTGTGGCACGGCCGCGCGCTGGTGGTCGGGCCGGGCATCGACTCGACCCCGCATGCGCATTTTGCGGCGCAGCTGACACTGGCGCTGGAACGCCCGTTCCGGGCGCGGCTGGATGTGCAGCAAGCCTGGATCGAAACCGATGCGGCGATTTTTGCGCCCAACAGCGCGCATCAGCTCGACTGCGGCGGCGGCATGCTGGCGCACCTGTTCATTGAATTGCCGCTATCCATCGGCAGCGTGTTGAACGCGCAATATCATTGCCTGCAAGAGTTCATGCCCGTGCGCGAGGCGCTTGCCGCCGCGCAGCAGGGGCGCTTGGACATGGACGCCGCGCAACTGGCGGCGCAGCAATGGATCGCCAGCGCCTTGCCGGATGCAGCGATGCCTTGCGGTTACGACCCGCGCATCACGCGCTCGCTCGACTGGATCGCGGCGCATCCGGGCGCGCCGGTCAGCGGTGAATTGCTGGCATCGATCGTCCATTTGTCGGAAAGCCGATTCACCCATTTGTTCCGCCAGCAGACCGGGCTCTCGCTGTCGCGCTATCTGCTGTGGGCGCGCCTGCTGGACGGGGTGGCGGCGGTGGCGCGCGGGGAAAGCATGACGGCGGCGGCGCATTCGGCGGGATTCTCGGATCTCGCGCACATGAGCCGCACCTTTCGCGGCACCTTCGGCGTGGTGCCGTCGGAACTGCACAAGATGACGATTGCGTTCAAGCAGACGCAGTGA
- a CDS encoding DUF962 domain-containing protein produces the protein MEHAAQRQINALLATYAESHRNATNEIIHFICIPAIVFSLLGLLWAAHPYLALGCVIASLLYYLKLSVPFALGMLLMSGAMLWALSILPQGTIWQVSLAVFVVAWIGQFVGHKIEGKKPSFFDDLRFLLIGPLFVLSFLYRRLHIAY, from the coding sequence ATGGAACATGCCGCACAACGACAGATCAACGCGCTGCTTGCCACGTATGCCGAAAGCCATCGCAACGCCACCAACGAAATCATTCATTTCATCTGCATCCCGGCCATCGTCTTTTCCCTGCTCGGCCTGTTGTGGGCAGCCCATCCGTATCTTGCGCTGGGCTGCGTGATTGCATCGCTGCTGTATTACCTCAAGCTGTCGGTGCCGTTTGCGCTCGGCATGCTGCTGATGTCGGGCGCGATGCTGTGGGCGCTTTCCATCTTGCCGCAAGGGACGATCTGGCAGGTGTCGCTGGCGGTCTTCGTCGTTGCCTGGATCGGCCAGTTCGTCGGGCACAAGATTGAAGGGAAGAAGCCGTCGTTCTTTGACGACTTGCGTTTCCTGCTGATCGGGCCGCTGTTCGTGCTGAGTTTCCTGTATCGCCGCCTGCATATCGCGTACTGA
- a CDS encoding 2-dehydropantoate 2-reductase: MKIAVFGAGSIGVYIGTSLLAAGGDVLLVGRSRMRERIARHDVLLTDLQGRQMKVHGSQVPYEEDAAAIATADLILVTVKSADTPTAANAIAAHAKPSALVLSLQNGVGNVDVMRARLSDRTVLGGMVPFNVVQMTDGRLHRGTAGELMVEASPAIAPWHALFRAAHLPLMERDDFAAVQWGKLLLNLNNAVNALSGLPLKTELSQRAYRRCLALLIEEALKVLRAAGIRPAKVARVAPHLLPMLMRLPDAMFTRIAASMLRIDPEARSSMWEDLQAGRRTEVNHLNGAVVALAKQAGMDAPFNRRMVELVHAVESRGGEMQGPSLYRALKTGMENGGTATASN, from the coding sequence ATGAAAATCGCGGTCTTCGGTGCCGGGTCGATTGGCGTCTACATCGGCACGTCGCTGCTTGCCGCCGGCGGCGATGTGTTACTCGTCGGTCGGTCGCGCATGCGGGAACGCATTGCCCGGCATGACGTGCTGCTGACGGATCTGCAGGGGCGGCAGATGAAGGTGCATGGTTCACAAGTCCCTTATGAGGAAGATGCTGCCGCGATTGCCACCGCCGACTTGATTCTGGTGACAGTCAAAAGTGCCGACACGCCAACCGCCGCCAATGCCATTGCCGCGCACGCAAAACCGTCCGCGCTTGTCCTCAGTCTGCAAAACGGTGTCGGCAATGTCGATGTGATGCGGGCCCGGCTGTCCGACCGGACAGTACTGGGCGGCATGGTTCCCTTCAACGTGGTGCAGATGACGGACGGACGCTTGCACCGGGGCACGGCAGGAGAATTGATGGTCGAGGCCTCGCCCGCGATTGCACCATGGCATGCGTTGTTCCGTGCGGCGCATTTGCCGCTCATGGAGCGCGACGATTTTGCCGCGGTGCAGTGGGGCAAGCTGCTGCTTAATCTGAACAACGCCGTCAATGCGCTTTCCGGCTTGCCGCTGAAAACGGAATTGTCACAGCGCGCATACCGGCGATGTCTGGCGTTGCTGATCGAAGAAGCCCTGAAGGTGCTGCGTGCTGCCGGCATACGGCCGGCGAAAGTGGCGCGTGTGGCGCCGCATTTATTGCCGATGTTGATGCGCCTGCCCGATGCAATGTTCACGCGTATTGCAGCATCGATGCTGCGCATCGATCCGGAGGCGCGTTCTTCGATGTGGGAAGATTTGCAGGCAGGACGGCGGACCGAAGTGAACCATCTGAACGGTGCGGTAGTGGCGCTTGCGAAGCAGGCAGGCATGGATGCACCGTTCAATCGACGCATGGTGGAGTTGGTCCATGCGGTGGAAAGTCGCGGAGGGGAGATGCAAGGCCCGTCGTTGTATCGCGCGCTCAAAACCGGAATGGAGAATGGCGGGACGGCAACCGCGAGTAATTAG